In the Solanum pennellii chromosome 5, SPENNV200 genome, one interval contains:
- the LOC107020343 gene encoding inactive leucine-rich repeat receptor-like protein kinase CORYNE isoform X1: MGTVLKLCFLCLQLISVHCHGRILKDDNSSSDLFKNRFQRIFLSILFGMFTGLICALVFAWLVRSFVRYINKAPILKGPVVFSPKIPPKTLQSALDNDTQLIGSSNSGKYFRTVLDNGLTVAVKRMEPGSPQLHTKSFKRRIQHELELIAGLRHRNLMSLRAYVRESNTFFLVYDYVNSGSLEDVMNKVRENQLQLTWEVRLRIAVGIVKALQYLHFSCNPTVLHRNLKPTNVMLDAEFEPRLADCGLAKIIPTLNLPAASNYGPPESFQSCSRYTDKSDVFSFGVILGVLLTGKYPTDPFFGDTSTGGSLACWLQRLQEAGDAREALDKSILGEEVEEDEMLMAVKIAVVCLSDMPADRPSSDELVSMLTQLNSF; encoded by the exons aTGGGCACAGTTCTCAAGCTTTGTTTTTTGTGTCTACAATTAATCTCTGTGCATTGCCATGGAAGGATACTCAAGGATGATAACTCTTCATCTGATCTGTTCAAAAACAGATTTCAAAGGATTTTTCTGAGTATACTTTTTGGTATGTTTACAGGTTTGATTTGTGCACTTGTTTTTGCTTGGCTTGTTCGGAGTTTTGTTCGTTACATTAACAAAGCCCCAATTCTTAAAGGCCCTGTTGTATTTTCTCCTAAAATTCCACCTAAAACTCTGCAATCAGCTCTTGATAATGATACCCAGTTGATTGGGTCAAGTAATTCTGGAAAATATTTCAGAACTGTTCTTGATAATGGGCTTACTGTTGCTGTTAAGAGAATGGAACCTGGTTCTCCACAGTTACACACTAAGTCATTTAAGAGAAGAATACAACATGAACTTGAACTTATTGCTGGTTTAAGGCATAGGAATTTGATGAGTTTAAGGGCGTATGTTCGTGAATCGAATACGTTCTTTTTGGTTTATGATTATGTAAACAGTGGAAGTCTTGAAGATGTGATGAATAAAGTTAGGGAAAATCAATTGCAACTTACTTGGGAAGTTAGGTTACGAATTGCAGTTGGGATTGTTAAGGCTCTTCAGTATCTTCATTTCTCTTGTAATCCTACAGTTTTGCATCGGAATTTGAAGCCCACAAATGTAATGTTGGATGCTGAGTTTGAGCCCAGGTTGGCTGATTGCGGTTTGGCTAAAATCATTCCCACTTTAAATCTCCCTGCTGCATCAAACTATGGTCCTCCAGAATCTTTCCAGAGTTGCag CAGGTATACTGATAAGAGTGACGTATTTAGCTTTGGGGTTATATTGGGTGTTCTATTAACTGGAAAGTACCCAACAGATCCCTTCTTTGGGGATACATCTACAGGAGGAAGTTTAGCATGTTGGCTTCAACGTTTGCAGGAAGCAGGCGATGCTCGAGAAGCATTGGATAAGAGTATTCTAGGGGAAGAGGTTGAGGAAGATGAGATGTTAATGGCAGTAAAAATAGCAGTTGTATGCTTATCAGACATGCCTGCTGATCGACCTTCCAGTGATGAGCTCGTTTCCATGCTCACCCAATTAAATAGCTTCTAA
- the LOC107020343 gene encoding inactive leucine-rich repeat receptor-like protein kinase CORYNE precursor encodes MGTVLKLCFLCLQLISVHCHGRILKDDNSSSDLFKNRFQRIFLSILFGMFTGLICALVFAWLVRSFVRYINKAPILKGPVVFSPKIPPKTLQSALDNDTQLIGSSNSGKYFRTVLDNGLTVAVKRMEPGSPQLHTKSFKRRIQHELELIAGLRHRNLMSLRAYVRESNTFFLVYDYVNSGSLEDVMNKVRENQLQLTWEVRLRIAVGIVKALQYLHFSCNPTVLHRNLKPTNVMLDAEFEPRLADCGLAKIIPTLNLPAASNYGPPESFQSCRYTDKSDVFSFGVILGVLLTGKYPTDPFFGDTSTGGSLACWLQRLQEAGDAREALDKSILGEEVEEDEMLMAVKIAVVCLSDMPADRPSSDELVSMLTQLNSF; translated from the exons aTGGGCACAGTTCTCAAGCTTTGTTTTTTGTGTCTACAATTAATCTCTGTGCATTGCCATGGAAGGATACTCAAGGATGATAACTCTTCATCTGATCTGTTCAAAAACAGATTTCAAAGGATTTTTCTGAGTATACTTTTTGGTATGTTTACAGGTTTGATTTGTGCACTTGTTTTTGCTTGGCTTGTTCGGAGTTTTGTTCGTTACATTAACAAAGCCCCAATTCTTAAAGGCCCTGTTGTATTTTCTCCTAAAATTCCACCTAAAACTCTGCAATCAGCTCTTGATAATGATACCCAGTTGATTGGGTCAAGTAATTCTGGAAAATATTTCAGAACTGTTCTTGATAATGGGCTTACTGTTGCTGTTAAGAGAATGGAACCTGGTTCTCCACAGTTACACACTAAGTCATTTAAGAGAAGAATACAACATGAACTTGAACTTATTGCTGGTTTAAGGCATAGGAATTTGATGAGTTTAAGGGCGTATGTTCGTGAATCGAATACGTTCTTTTTGGTTTATGATTATGTAAACAGTGGAAGTCTTGAAGATGTGATGAATAAAGTTAGGGAAAATCAATTGCAACTTACTTGGGAAGTTAGGTTACGAATTGCAGTTGGGATTGTTAAGGCTCTTCAGTATCTTCATTTCTCTTGTAATCCTACAGTTTTGCATCGGAATTTGAAGCCCACAAATGTAATGTTGGATGCTGAGTTTGAGCCCAGGTTGGCTGATTGCGGTTTGGCTAAAATCATTCCCACTTTAAATCTCCCTGCTGCATCAAACTATGGTCCTCCAGAATCTTTCCAGAGTTGCag GTATACTGATAAGAGTGACGTATTTAGCTTTGGGGTTATATTGGGTGTTCTATTAACTGGAAAGTACCCAACAGATCCCTTCTTTGGGGATACATCTACAGGAGGAAGTTTAGCATGTTGGCTTCAACGTTTGCAGGAAGCAGGCGATGCTCGAGAAGCATTGGATAAGAGTATTCTAGGGGAAGAGGTTGAGGAAGATGAGATGTTAATGGCAGTAAAAATAGCAGTTGTATGCTTATCAGACATGCCTGCTGATCGACCTTCCAGTGATGAGCTCGTTTCCATGCTCACCCAATTAAATAGCTTCTAA